The Bacteroidota bacterium genomic interval GCAAGTTCTATCAGGCGTTCATCGAGGTCAAGAAACGACATGTGACAACCCGAACACCCGGTCAACCATACTGTTGCTACTTTTGGTTTCATAATCAATCCTCCTCGATATTAATCCATTCACGTTTCTGCCGCGCTGTTACTATGTATTTTAAAAACTCAGGACGTTTTTCCATTTCAGCTATCGTTGATCCTTTTTCAAATAATGCTGCCGTGGGACATACGAAAACACACTTGCCGCATCCAGTACAACTTTTCGACGTGCCCCACGCCTGATTCAAGTCTGATATAATTTCACAATCTATTCCTCTGCCGGCTATATCCCAAGTATGCGCCCCTTCTACTTCGTGACAAACGCGGACACATCTTGTGCACAGCACGCACCTGTTGCGGTCGTTCACATAATCTTTATGAGTCGCATCCAAATCTTTTTTAGGATACAAGTATGGAAAGCGTACGTAAACTAATCCCACATCGTAAGCTAAGTCCTGTAATTCGCAGTTGTTGTTTGCTACGCACACCGCGCACGAATGATTTCCTTCTGAGGCAAGCAACTCGATAATCATGCGACGATATTTTTTTAATCGGTCGGTGTCGGTACGAACAACCATTCCCTCATGAGGTTTAGTTGTACATGCTGGAAAAAGCCTCGACTGTCCTTCAATTTCTACTACACATAAGCGGCAGGCACCAATATCCGATAAACCTTCTAAATGACAAAGGGTGGGAATATTAATTCCGTGTTCACTTGCAACATCAAGAATCGATGCATCCTCTTTAGCGCTTAGTTGTTCTCCGTTTATTGTAAGTGTTAAAATTGCCATAATCGGTTTTTACCTCATTTCTCTTTTGATATTTCTTCGGA includes:
- the hoxU gene encoding bidirectional hydrogenase complex protein HoxU — protein: MAILTLTINGEQLSAKEDASILDVASEHGINIPTLCHLEGLSDIGACRLCVVEIEGQSRLFPACTTKPHEGMVVRTDTDRLKKYRRMIIELLASEGNHSCAVCVANNNCELQDLAYDVGLVYVRFPYLYPKKDLDATHKDYVNDRNRCVLCTRCVRVCHEVEGAHTWDIAGRGIDCEIISDLNQAWGTSKSCTGCGKCVFVCPTAALFEKGSTIAEMEKRPEFLKYIVTARQKREWINIEED